The Hymenobacter sp. 5317J-9 genome has a window encoding:
- a CDS encoding sugar kinase: MKQVVTFGEIMMRLSPPLNYRFAQTQSLEIVYGGGDANVGASLAGFGVPAAHVTCFPANDLGHAAAQQFRALGVNMDATVYQGDRLGLYFLEVGAGMRPSKVVYDRANSAFAHLDPAAFNWDEILKDAGWLHWTGITPAISASTAEATRQAIAAARRLGITVSADVNYRRNLWQYGQTAQAVMSELVQGCDVVVCSENDAADLFGIVPEPGTDNKFVSVARQVMARFPQIKQVITTRRKTHSASHNGLKGIYYDGQQFLETVTYDINPIVDRIGGGDAFMAGFIYGSLAYTNPQQALTFGVAASALKHTVHGDVNLVTVAEVEEIMKGNTSGRLLR, from the coding sequence ATGAAGCAAGTTGTCACGTTCGGCGAAATCATGATGCGGCTGTCGCCGCCGCTGAACTACCGGTTCGCCCAAACGCAAAGCCTCGAAATTGTCTACGGCGGCGGTGACGCCAATGTGGGCGCTTCGCTCGCTGGCTTTGGGGTGCCGGCCGCCCACGTCACCTGCTTCCCGGCCAACGACCTGGGCCACGCCGCCGCTCAGCAGTTTCGCGCCCTGGGCGTGAACATGGACGCCACCGTGTACCAGGGCGACCGCCTCGGGCTGTATTTTCTGGAAGTGGGGGCAGGGATGCGCCCGAGCAAGGTGGTATACGACCGCGCCAACTCCGCCTTCGCCCACCTCGACCCGGCCGCCTTCAACTGGGATGAAATCCTGAAAGATGCCGGCTGGCTGCACTGGACGGGCATCACGCCCGCCATTTCGGCCAGCACGGCCGAGGCCACGCGCCAGGCCATTGCCGCCGCGCGCCGCCTGGGCATCACCGTGTCGGCCGACGTGAACTACCGCCGCAACCTGTGGCAGTACGGCCAAACGGCTCAGGCCGTGATGTCGGAATTGGTGCAGGGCTGCGACGTGGTGGTGTGTTCGGAAAACGACGCGGCAGACCTGTTCGGCATCGTGCCCGAGCCCGGCACCGATAATAAGTTCGTGTCGGTGGCCCGGCAGGTGATGGCGCGGTTTCCGCAAATCAAGCAGGTCATCACCACGCGTCGCAAAACGCACAGCGCCTCGCACAACGGCCTGAAAGGCATTTACTACGACGGCCAGCAGTTCCTCGAAACCGTCACTTACGACATCAACCCCATCGTGGACCGCATTGGCGGGGGCGATGCCTTCATGGCCGGCTTCATCTACGGCTCGCTGGCCTACACCAACCCCCAGCAGGCGCTTACCTTCGGCGTAGCGGCTTCGGCCCTGAAGCACACCGTGCACGGCGACGTGAACCTGGTGACAGTAGCCGAAGTGGAAGAAATCATGAAAGGCAACACCAGCGGCCGGTTGCTGCGCTAG
- the uxaC gene encoding glucuronate isomerase, translating into MKPFLSDDFLLQTATASTLYHEYAKQMPIIDYHNHLLPDQIAEDKQFENITQIWLYGDHYKWRAMRANGIPERYITGDASDWEKFEKWAETVPYTLRNPLYHWTHLELRRYFGITELLNKDSARRIYDECNAKLQTPEFSVQGLLRMMHVETLCTTDDPADSLEHHQALAASGFAVRVLPTFRADKAMAPESASGYNQYLDKLGTAAEVDIRTFADLEKALRLRHDFFASVGCRLSDHGLEQIYAADYTQSEIDAIFSKVRGGAELAADEVLKFKSAMLVLLAVMDWEKGWTQQYHIGALRNNNSRMLRELGPDTGWDSIGDFPQGRALSTFLDCLDGQDKLAKTIIYNLNPADNELIATMIGNFNDGSVAGKIQFGSGWWFLDQKDGMEKQINALSNMGLLSRFVGMLTDSRSFLSYPRHEYFRRVLCNLLGNDVENGELPADMDLLGRTVQNICYGNASEYFGFGKVVEAAAVTA; encoded by the coding sequence ATGAAGCCCTTTCTTTCCGACGATTTCCTGCTGCAAACGGCCACGGCCAGCACGCTCTACCACGAGTATGCCAAGCAGATGCCCATCATCGACTATCACAACCACCTGCTGCCCGACCAGATAGCCGAGGACAAGCAGTTCGAGAACATCACCCAAATCTGGCTCTACGGCGACCACTACAAGTGGCGCGCCATGCGGGCCAACGGCATTCCCGAGCGCTACATCACCGGCGACGCGTCGGACTGGGAGAAGTTTGAGAAGTGGGCCGAAACCGTGCCCTACACCCTGCGCAACCCGCTCTACCACTGGACGCACCTAGAGTTGCGCCGCTACTTTGGCATCACGGAGCTGCTGAATAAGGACAGCGCCCGCCGCATCTACGACGAGTGCAACGCCAAGCTGCAAACTCCCGAATTTTCGGTGCAGGGCCTGCTGCGCATGATGCACGTGGAAACCCTCTGCACCACCGACGACCCCGCCGACTCGCTGGAGCATCATCAGGCGCTGGCCGCTTCGGGCTTCGCGGTGCGCGTGCTGCCCACCTTCCGCGCCGACAAGGCCATGGCGCCGGAATCGGCCAGCGGCTACAACCAGTATCTCGACAAGCTGGGCACCGCGGCTGAGGTTGATATCCGCACGTTTGCCGACCTGGAAAAGGCCTTGCGCCTGCGTCACGACTTCTTCGCCAGCGTGGGCTGCCGCCTGTCGGACCACGGCCTGGAGCAGATTTATGCCGCCGACTACACCCAGTCGGAAATCGATGCCATCTTCTCGAAAGTGCGCGGCGGTGCCGAGCTGGCTGCCGATGAAGTGCTCAAATTCAAATCGGCCATGCTGGTGCTGCTGGCCGTGATGGACTGGGAGAAAGGCTGGACGCAGCAGTACCACATCGGCGCGCTGCGCAACAACAACTCGCGCATGCTCCGCGAGCTGGGCCCCGACACGGGCTGGGACAGCATCGGCGACTTCCCGCAGGGCCGCGCCCTCTCCACCTTCCTCGACTGCCTCGACGGGCAGGACAAGCTGGCGAAAACCATCATCTACAACCTCAACCCGGCCGACAACGAGCTCATTGCCACAATGATTGGCAACTTCAACGACGGCTCGGTGGCGGGCAAAATTCAGTTCGGCTCCGGCTGGTGGTTCCTCGACCAGAAGGACGGCATGGAGAAGCAAATCAACGCCTTGAGCAACATGGGGTTGCTGAGTCGTTTCGTGGGCATGCTCACCGACTCGCGCAGCTTCCTCTCGTACCCGCGCCACGAGTACTTCCGCCGCGTGCTCTGCAACCTGCTGGGCAACGACGTGGAAAACGGCGAGTTGCCGGCCGATATGGACCTGCTGGGCCGCACGGTGCAAAACATCTGCTATGGTAACGCCAGTGAGTACTTTGGCTTTGGCAAAGTGGTGGAAGCCGCGGCCGTAACGGCGTAG
- a CDS encoding bifunctional 4-hydroxy-2-oxoglutarate aldolase/2-dehydro-3-deoxy-phosphogluconate aldolase: MPRHSADETLATLLRYPVVPVFYHADVAYAQRILQACYVGGIRVFEFVNRGEKALEVFEQLQAFVAEQCPEMILGIGTIYTAEEAAKFIVAGAEFVVQPCATAEVADVCRTRNIPWLPGAMTPTEIYHASLFGAAVVKIFPGNVVGPDYVKALRGPMPHIKLMVTGGVEPTEASLSAWFGAGVNAVGMGSQLFKNADDTAALSASIGQLMQVVDGLKK, translated from the coding sequence ATGCCCCGACACTCTGCCGACGAAACCCTTGCCACGCTGCTCCGCTACCCGGTGGTGCCCGTATTCTACCACGCCGACGTGGCCTATGCCCAGCGCATTCTGCAGGCCTGCTACGTCGGCGGCATCCGCGTGTTTGAGTTCGTGAACCGGGGCGAGAAGGCGCTGGAGGTGTTTGAGCAGCTGCAGGCTTTCGTAGCCGAGCAGTGCCCGGAGATGATTCTGGGCATTGGCACGATTTACACGGCTGAGGAAGCCGCAAAATTTATTGTAGCGGGCGCCGAATTTGTGGTGCAGCCCTGTGCCACGGCCGAAGTGGCCGATGTGTGTCGCACCCGCAACATTCCGTGGTTGCCCGGCGCCATGACGCCCACCGAAATTTACCACGCCAGCCTGTTCGGCGCGGCCGTGGTGAAAATTTTCCCCGGCAACGTGGTGGGGCCCGACTACGTGAAGGCCCTGCGCGGCCCCATGCCCCACATCAAGCTCATGGTGACGGGCGGCGTGGAGCCTACCGAAGCCAGTCTCAGCGCCTGGTTTGGCGCCGGGGTGAATGCCGTGGGCATGGGCTCGCAACTCTTCAAAAATGCCGACGATACGGCCGCGCTATCCGCCAGCATCGGCCAGCTGATGCAGGTGGTCGACGGCCTAAAAAAATAG
- a CDS encoding nuclear transport factor 2 family protein, with protein MKKLPLLLAILLALPLLALAQAPGPKAAAVVTEIEALERQRFAAQVKKDYAFLEKAFADDLVYTHGSGVQNTKAEYIQSIKDGKSQYGKIDIDALNVRPYNDGRTAVVNGTIRITSPPQADGSTSVARIKYVVVQIKDKKKGWQVVLWQAQKQAS; from the coding sequence ATGAAAAAGCTCCCTTTGTTGCTGGCAATCCTGCTGGCCTTGCCCTTGCTTGCCCTTGCCCAGGCGCCCGGCCCCAAAGCCGCAGCTGTGGTAACGGAAATCGAAGCTCTGGAACGTCAGCGCTTTGCGGCGCAGGTGAAGAAGGATTATGCCTTTTTGGAAAAGGCCTTTGCCGACGACTTGGTGTATACCCACGGCAGCGGCGTGCAAAACACCAAGGCCGAATACATTCAGAGCATCAAAGACGGCAAAAGCCAATACGGCAAAATTGATATCGATGCGCTGAACGTGCGGCCTTACAACGACGGCCGGACGGCCGTGGTGAACGGCACCATTCGCATCACCTCGCCGCCGCAGGCCGACGGCAGCACCAGCGTGGCACGCATCAAATACGTGGTGGTGCAAATCAAGGACAAGAAAAAAGGCTGGCAGGTGGTGCTGTGGCAGGCCCAGAAACAAGCCAGCTAA
- a CDS encoding Gfo/Idh/MocA family oxidoreductase has product MTTAPIRTALLAYGMSGKLFQAPFLTAHAGFDLVGVVERTEQRMHRDYPGIRSYPSVAELLADPSLELVVVNTPSNTHFDLASQALRAGKHVLLEKPVATSVAQLQELLALARQAGRHLLAYHNRRWDTDFGAVRRVVESGQLGQLIEAHFRFDRYKPALNAKKFKEEALPGSGLLYDLGPHLIDQAISLFGQPLSFHKTAGHYRTDTQVDDYFSLHLRYPQGLNVWLTSGLLIADPVPAYVLHGTQGSYQKGRTDPQEPQLLQGMSPLAPEYGREKPGEEGRLTVAGPDGALTTQPDAAAPGNYLGLFDAVQQAIRHNAPYPIREDQLLWQNELLEAPAAWDFRK; this is encoded by the coding sequence ATGACCACTGCACCCATTCGCACCGCTTTGCTGGCCTACGGCATGTCGGGCAAGCTTTTCCAGGCTCCTTTCCTCACGGCGCACGCCGGCTTCGACCTCGTGGGCGTGGTGGAGCGCACCGAGCAGCGCATGCACCGCGACTACCCCGGCATCCGCAGCTACCCCAGCGTGGCCGAGCTGCTGGCCGACCCCAGCCTGGAGCTGGTGGTGGTGAACACGCCCAGCAACACCCACTTCGACCTGGCCAGCCAGGCCCTGCGCGCCGGCAAGCACGTGCTGCTCGAAAAGCCCGTGGCCACCTCCGTGGCCCAGTTGCAGGAGCTACTGGCGCTGGCCCGGCAGGCCGGCCGCCACCTGCTGGCCTACCACAACCGTCGCTGGGACACCGACTTCGGCGCCGTGCGCCGCGTGGTGGAAAGCGGGCAGCTGGGCCAGCTCATCGAAGCGCATTTCCGCTTCGACCGCTACAAGCCCGCCCTCAACGCCAAGAAATTCAAAGAAGAAGCGCTGCCCGGCAGCGGCCTGCTCTATGACCTGGGCCCGCACCTCATCGACCAGGCCATCAGCCTGTTTGGCCAGCCGCTGAGCTTCCACAAAACCGCGGGCCACTACCGCACCGACACGCAGGTCGACGACTACTTCTCGCTGCACCTGCGCTACCCGCAGGGCCTGAATGTGTGGCTGACCTCCGGCCTGCTCATCGCCGACCCGGTGCCGGCCTACGTGCTACACGGCACCCAAGGCAGCTACCAGAAAGGCCGCACCGACCCGCAGGAACCTCAGCTACTGCAAGGCATGTCGCCGCTGGCGCCCGAATACGGCCGCGAAAAACCCGGCGAAGAAGGCCGCCTGACCGTGGCCGGCCCCGATGGCGCGCTCACGACCCAACCCGACGCCGCCGCGCCCGGCAACTACCTCGGTCTGTTCGACGCCGTGCAGCAAGCCATTCGGCACAACGCCCCCTACCCTATTCGGGAGGACCAGCTGCTGTGGCAAAACGAGCTGCTGGAGGCACCCGCCGCCTGGGATTTCCGGAAATAG
- a CDS encoding MFS transporter has product MNPTSAQAPPESPLATANAVMGKFRWTICGLVFFATTINYLDRAVISLLKPYLETEFHWNAGDYANIEIAFKLAYAVGMVGAGRIIDKLGTKLGYALSTALWSVAAMGHALVSSTFGFGIARGFLGITEAGNFPAAIKTTAEWFPQRERALATGIFNSGSNVGAIVAPLTVPLIAETIGWKWAFIITGALGFVWLVLWMYFYETPAKHARLSKAEFDYINADIPAGLPAEGVTEEKPKASWAILLGFRQTWAFVIGKFLTDPIWWFYLFWLPDFLGKQYGLKGTDIALPVAAVYVLSSIGSVGGGYLPLSFMKRGMPAFKARKTAMLVIAFCVFPIVFAQWLGGLNMWLAVLVIGIAAAAHQAWSANIFTTVSDMFPKRAVGSVTGIGGMAGGLGGIALTALVQKRMFVHFESIGQIDKAYYIMFFICGAAYLLAWVLMFTLVPRMEPIKLDDE; this is encoded by the coding sequence ATGAATCCAACTTCCGCTCAGGCGCCGCCTGAATCTCCACTGGCCACGGCCAACGCCGTGATGGGCAAATTTCGCTGGACCATTTGCGGCCTGGTGTTTTTCGCCACCACCATCAACTACCTCGACCGGGCCGTTATCTCGCTGCTGAAGCCCTATCTCGAAACCGAGTTTCACTGGAACGCGGGCGACTACGCCAACATCGAAATTGCCTTCAAGCTGGCCTATGCCGTGGGCATGGTGGGCGCCGGCCGCATCATTGACAAGCTGGGCACGAAGCTGGGCTACGCCCTGTCTACGGCCCTGTGGAGCGTGGCCGCCATGGGCCACGCGCTGGTGAGCAGCACGTTTGGCTTCGGCATTGCGCGCGGCTTTTTGGGCATCACGGAGGCCGGCAACTTCCCGGCCGCCATCAAGACCACGGCCGAGTGGTTTCCGCAGCGGGAGCGGGCCCTGGCCACGGGCATTTTCAACTCGGGCTCTAACGTGGGCGCCATTGTGGCGCCGCTCACCGTGCCGCTCATTGCCGAAACCATTGGTTGGAAGTGGGCCTTCATCATCACGGGCGCGCTGGGGTTTGTGTGGCTGGTGCTGTGGATGTATTTCTACGAAACGCCCGCCAAGCACGCGCGCTTGTCGAAAGCAGAGTTTGACTACATCAACGCTGACATTCCCGCGGGACTGCCTGCCGAGGGCGTGACCGAAGAAAAGCCCAAGGCGTCGTGGGCCATCCTGCTGGGCTTCCGTCAAACCTGGGCCTTCGTCATTGGCAAGTTCCTCACGGACCCCATCTGGTGGTTCTACCTGTTCTGGTTGCCGGATTTTCTGGGCAAGCAATACGGTCTGAAAGGCACCGATATTGCCCTGCCGGTAGCGGCGGTGTACGTGCTGTCGAGCATTGGCAGCGTGGGCGGCGGCTACCTGCCGCTGAGCTTTATGAAGCGCGGCATGCCCGCGTTCAAGGCCCGCAAGACGGCCATGCTGGTCATTGCCTTCTGCGTGTTTCCCATCGTGTTTGCGCAGTGGCTGGGCGGGCTGAACATGTGGCTGGCGGTGCTGGTGATTGGCATTGCGGCGGCGGCCCACCAGGCGTGGAGCGCCAACATCTTCACCACCGTGTCGGACATGTTCCCGAAGCGGGCCGTGGGCTCCGTCACGGGCATTGGCGGCATGGCCGGCGGCCTGGGCGGCATTGCCCTCACGGCGCTGGTGCAGAAGCGCATGTTCGTGCATTTCGAGAGCATCGGGCAGATTGACAAGGCGTATTACATCATGTTCTTCATCTGCGGCGCGGCCTACCTGCTGGCTTGGGTGCTGATGTTTACGCTGGTGCCGCGCATGGAGCCCATCAAGCTCGACGACGAATAA
- the fbp gene encoding class 1 fructose-bisphosphatase, which produces MSQAQATENTLATPVGTTLERYIKRKEAEFAYATGELSQLLRDIALAGKIVNREINRAGLSRITGAMGEKNVQGEHQQKLDMEANIRFIRALTNGGEACAVLSEEDEHIIETGNRHGKYVVAIDPLDGSSNIDVNVSIGTIFSIYRRVSRIGGPARKEDFLQGGRAQVAAGYILYGSSTMLVYTTGHGVAGFTYENSLGEFFLSHPDIKIPRQGPVFSCNEGNWFDYPEFVRTFLTTCKERRLTARYVGSLVADYHRNLFTGGIYLYPPTVEKPAGKLRLLYEGYPLAFIIEQAGGMAVTGADVVLDVHPTSDLHQRAPLFVGSADLVQELQAVAAQ; this is translated from the coding sequence ATGTCCCAAGCCCAAGCCACCGAAAACACGCTTGCCACGCCCGTTGGCACCACCCTGGAGCGCTACATCAAGCGCAAAGAAGCCGAATTTGCCTACGCCACCGGCGAACTAAGCCAGCTGCTGCGCGACATTGCGCTGGCCGGCAAAATCGTGAATCGCGAAATCAACCGCGCCGGCCTGTCGCGCATCACCGGGGCCATGGGCGAGAAAAACGTGCAGGGCGAGCACCAGCAAAAGCTCGACATGGAAGCCAATATCCGCTTCATTCGGGCCCTCACCAACGGCGGCGAGGCCTGCGCCGTGCTTTCGGAAGAAGACGAGCACATCATCGAAACCGGCAACCGGCACGGCAAGTACGTGGTGGCCATCGACCCGCTCGACGGCTCCTCGAACATCGACGTGAACGTGAGCATCGGCACCATTTTCAGCATCTACCGCCGCGTGTCGCGCATTGGCGGCCCGGCCCGCAAGGAGGATTTTCTGCAGGGCGGCCGGGCGCAGGTGGCCGCGGGCTACATCCTGTATGGTTCCAGCACCATGCTGGTGTACACCACCGGGCACGGCGTGGCGGGCTTCACCTACGAAAACTCGCTGGGCGAATTCTTCCTCTCGCACCCCGACATCAAGATTCCGCGCCAAGGGCCGGTGTTCAGCTGCAACGAGGGCAACTGGTTCGACTACCCGGAGTTTGTGCGCACCTTCCTCACCACTTGCAAGGAGCGCCGCCTCACGGCCCGCTACGTGGGCTCGCTGGTGGCCGACTACCACCGCAACCTGTTCACGGGCGGCATTTACCTCTACCCGCCCACCGTGGAGAAGCCGGCCGGCAAGCTGCGCCTGCTCTACGAGGGCTACCCGCTGGCTTTCATCATTGAGCAGGCAGGCGGCATGGCCGTGACCGGCGCCGACGTGGTGCTCGACGTGCACCCCACTTCCGACCTGCACCAGCGCGCGCCCCTGTTTGTGGGTTCCGCCGATTTGGTGCAGGAGCTGCAGGCCGTGGCCGCGCAGTAG